The following coding sequences lie in one Tichowtungia aerotolerans genomic window:
- a CDS encoding GspE/PulE/PilB domain-containing protein — protein MDSNMNTQGDLEQTVIMLEQILEVMPDDLFTLRALYETSLKLAQPEKAFDALTRLDDQSRAAQNSDMIDFVLNQYATIADDSPEVQGRISRLQEIKNVTDLMAEEAIADVPKKTADGESSSATRMDAEMALAWELFQDEQLSQEEYSNVLHDLTEMSANRMGVPVTVLHILHDRQFSRFERLMTHLCQKSSIPVMALSQFEENEEVCRMLPTEFISRNGAMPFAKVGDDLLVGVLNPLDKSLMEEAEALCGRRCHPYLVAPDDYDLQLQKVKQAEAVV, from the coding sequence ATGGACTCAAATATGAATACACAGGGCGATCTTGAACAGACCGTAATTATGCTGGAACAGATTCTGGAGGTGATGCCGGATGATTTGTTCACGCTTCGTGCTTTGTATGAGACTTCGTTGAAGCTTGCGCAGCCGGAAAAGGCCTTTGATGCCCTGACTCGACTCGATGATCAGTCCCGCGCAGCTCAGAACAGCGATATGATTGATTTTGTGCTCAATCAGTATGCGACGATCGCTGATGATTCTCCGGAAGTTCAGGGACGGATTTCCCGGTTGCAGGAGATTAAGAACGTTACGGATCTGATGGCCGAAGAGGCGATTGCGGATGTTCCCAAAAAGACGGCGGATGGCGAATCAAGTTCTGCAACACGTATGGATGCCGAAATGGCTCTGGCGTGGGAGCTGTTTCAGGATGAACAGCTGTCTCAGGAGGAATATTCCAATGTTCTGCACGATTTGACCGAAATGTCTGCCAACCGGATGGGGGTTCCGGTGACGGTCTTGCACATTCTTCACGACCGTCAGTTCAGTCGCTTTGAACGGTTGATGACTCATCTTTGCCAAAAGAGTTCAATTCCGGTAATGGCGTTGAGTCAGTTTGAGGAAAACGAAGAGGTCTGCAGGATGCTTCCAACGGAGTTTATCTCCCGCAATGGGGCGATGCCGTTTGCGAAAGTGGGTGACGATTTGCTGGTCGGAGTTCTGAATCCACTGGATAAGAGCCTGATGGAAGAGGCGGAGGCGCTTTGCGGCCGCCGCTGCCATCCTTATCTGGTGGCCCCGGACGATTACGATCTCCAGCTTCAGAAAGTGAAGCAGGCGGAGGCGGTTGTCTGA
- a CDS encoding GspE/PulE family protein: MAENTYRTLMEILLDRCPVPEDLLTDARAESQKSGAAIEDVLVNQGAVPANDMLLAKAEYLEMTPISLNNFQLDNTLIELLPRPVWVQQKMLPLCKVGKLLTVAVADPFNLMGIEKLKTQIDYQIFPVIADEKDLMGTLEDSSKDSSVALEDILRDIEDDSDLEVGVDETSHENLDEMLEGAEDAPVVRIVNSILIEALRKHASDIHIEPMEKKIRLRYRIDGVLYESPSPPKSVQSAISSRIKIMSNLDIAERRIPQDGRFKIKALNKEVDIRVSYLPTVFGEKIVMRILDKSALSPSLEALSLEPKALEDLKFAIGKPHGMLLVTGPTGSGKTTTLYSALQELNKEDVNIITVEDPVEYQLAGINQVQTRPEVGLTFAAGLRSILRQDPDIVMIGEIRDNETASIAVQAALTGHLVLSTLHTNDAAGAIARMAYMGIEPFLLSSSLVMTQAQRLYRKLCPFCKKAIALPEDILTRNHLDPDRFRDIEFFEAKGCPKCGGLGYKGRGGIMEILLLDDALKAKILETAEASALREVAVANGMKTLREAGLEKVRKGETTVDEIMRVTSE, encoded by the coding sequence ATGGCTGAAAATACATACAGAACATTGATGGAGATTTTACTGGATCGTTGTCCGGTACCGGAAGATTTACTGACCGACGCTCGGGCCGAATCACAGAAAAGCGGCGCAGCAATCGAAGATGTCTTGGTGAATCAGGGAGCAGTGCCGGCAAATGATATGCTGCTGGCAAAGGCGGAATATCTGGAAATGACGCCGATCTCGCTCAATAATTTCCAACTCGACAACACACTGATCGAACTTCTCCCCCGCCCGGTCTGGGTTCAGCAGAAAATGCTGCCGCTCTGCAAAGTCGGCAAACTGCTGACCGTTGCCGTAGCCGACCCCTTCAACCTGATGGGGATTGAAAAACTGAAAACCCAGATCGATTATCAGATCTTTCCAGTCATCGCCGATGAAAAAGATTTGATGGGCACGCTGGAAGACTCCAGCAAAGATTCATCAGTGGCTCTGGAAGATATCCTGCGCGACATCGAAGACGACAGCGACCTCGAGGTGGGAGTGGACGAAACCAGCCACGAAAACCTCGATGAAATGCTCGAGGGCGCCGAAGACGCGCCGGTGGTTCGGATCGTAAACTCCATTCTGATCGAGGCACTGCGCAAACATGCCAGTGATATTCACATTGAGCCGATGGAAAAGAAAATTCGTCTGCGCTACCGTATTGACGGCGTGCTGTATGAATCACCCAGCCCTCCCAAAAGCGTGCAATCCGCCATCTCCTCGCGCATTAAAATTATGTCGAACCTCGACATTGCAGAACGGCGCATTCCTCAGGACGGACGATTCAAGATCAAGGCTTTGAACAAAGAGGTGGATATCCGTGTGAGTTATCTGCCCACAGTGTTCGGCGAAAAGATCGTGATGCGTATTCTCGATAAAAGCGCCCTCTCTCCCAGCCTGGAAGCACTGAGCCTGGAACCCAAGGCGCTGGAAGACCTTAAGTTTGCGATTGGCAAGCCGCACGGCATGCTGCTGGTGACCGGACCAACCGGATCCGGGAAAACCACGACCCTTTATTCCGCACTGCAGGAGCTGAACAAAGAGGATGTGAATATTATTACAGTGGAAGATCCGGTCGAGTATCAGCTGGCAGGGATCAATCAGGTGCAAACCCGGCCTGAAGTCGGCCTGACCTTTGCGGCCGGTCTGCGCTCGATCCTTCGACAGGACCCGGACATCGTCATGATCGGGGAAATCCGGGACAACGAAACAGCATCCATTGCCGTCCAGGCCGCACTGACCGGTCATTTGGTTTTGAGTACACTTCATACCAACGATGCCGCCGGCGCCATTGCCCGTATGGCCTACATGGGCATTGAACCGTTTCTGCTTTCTTCATCACTGGTGATGACTCAGGCGCAGCGTTTGTACCGCAAACTGTGTCCGTTCTGTAAAAAAGCCATTGCCCTTCCGGAAGATATCCTGACCCGCAACCATCTGGATCCGGACCGATTCAGGGACATCGAATTTTTTGAAGCAAAAGGCTGCCCGAAATGCGGGGGACTCGGCTATAAAGGCCGAGGCGGCATCATGGAAATCCTGCTGCTTGATGATGCTCTTAAAGCAAAGATTCTGGAGACTGCAGAAGCCAGTGCTCTCCGCGAAGTGGCCGTGGCAAACGGCATGAAAACACTGCGCGAAGCCGGACTGGAAAAAGTGCGCAAAGGGGAAACCACAGTGGATGAAATCATGCGGGTAACCAGCGAATAG
- a CDS encoding type II secretion system F family protein, with translation MAEKAKKKIKGARKIRLKELPIYTRQLSAMLSSGMPLVQSINALEEQTEDKNFKEVLKTVRMDVEGGAMYSDALGSYPQVFDNLYVNMMRAGETGGMLAETADRVAGFLEASNRLRAKVKSAMMYPSVVMTVALIICTCLIIWVVPVFAGMFGGFGAELPAPTQALMNVSDFIKSYWYIVISVIAAAIYSLRRYAQTDRGEYVLDGFKLRFPMIGVLARKIAITRFASTFSQLMSSGVPIIQAMTIVGVATGNRVIGQAILDARSNVEQGSTISSTLESNKEFPKMLIHMLSAGEKTGKMEEMLSKLSDFYQEEVDTMLEGLTSMLEPLLMVVIGIMIGGIVLCMFLPIFKMSELVM, from the coding sequence ATGGCAGAAAAAGCGAAGAAAAAAATCAAAGGTGCACGCAAAATCCGACTGAAAGAACTCCCCATTTATACCCGGCAGCTTTCTGCCATGCTTTCTTCAGGCATGCCCCTGGTGCAGTCGATCAACGCACTTGAAGAACAGACGGAAGACAAAAATTTCAAGGAAGTGCTCAAAACCGTGCGAATGGACGTGGAAGGCGGAGCGATGTATTCTGACGCCCTGGGCTCCTACCCGCAGGTATTCGACAACCTGTATGTCAATATGATGCGCGCGGGTGAAACCGGCGGGATGCTGGCAGAAACCGCCGACCGTGTTGCCGGCTTTCTCGAAGCAAGCAACCGGCTGCGTGCCAAAGTGAAATCCGCAATGATGTACCCATCCGTTGTGATGACCGTGGCTTTGATTATCTGCACATGCCTTATTATCTGGGTCGTACCGGTCTTTGCCGGAATGTTCGGAGGGTTCGGCGCAGAACTTCCGGCACCGACCCAGGCCCTGATGAATGTCAGCGATTTTATCAAAAGCTACTGGTATATTGTTATCTCAGTCATCGCGGCTGCAATCTACAGCCTGAGACGTTACGCCCAAACCGATCGCGGCGAATATGTGCTCGACGGATTTAAGCTGCGCTTCCCAATGATTGGCGTCCTCGCCCGGAAAATTGCGATCACCCGTTTTGCATCCACATTCTCTCAGTTGATGTCCAGCGGCGTCCCGATTATCCAGGCCATGACGATTGTCGGGGTCGCCACCGGAAACCGTGTTATCGGCCAGGCCATTCTGGATGCACGCTCCAATGTGGAACAGGGAAGCACGATCTCCTCGACACTCGAATCAAACAAAGAATTTCCTAAAATGTTGATCCATATGCTCTCCGCCGGAGAAAAGACCGGTAAAATGGAGGAAATGCTATCCAAACTGTCCGATTTCTATCAGGAGGAAGTCGATACAATGCTGGAAGGCTTGACCTCTATGCTTGAACCGCTTTTGATGGTGGTTATTGGCATCATGATCGGGGGAATTGTGTTATGTATGTTCCTGCCCATCTTCAAAATGTCAGAACTGGTCATGTAA
- a CDS encoding histidine kinase dimerization/phospho-acceptor domain-containing protein has protein sequence MIKYSRVTWTTMMGMLGVRLLAISAFLVFLSFVLARDGIAFYAFIAFSYIITIPYSLWMRNQDTMRRLAPLQFLVDLVFVSGLVYFAGGHGHDFLILLYPLIILSAGIILPLKQTIQITILSIISYTLVILLMSQNILMEYPTSGNADGLIATSSAMFLRVCIFVFFGIASAYVSRRCDYISKKEKQFREITQIIFTNVKTGLLLLDAENTIVMANDRACILLGRDEKELIGKNLSVIHLKPSDIKDEETEQRGASNYFRRADGSVFPVSIEDARLTLPAEAVPHAQARPNTLVDTRILNFNDISNFLRLQSQTRQLERIKAAANMAKEMAHQIRTPLTGISGAIQLLQINLKTDTSEGSQERSELCRQIVLESEQMDKVIQNFLDYAEFSPNDIRDLIQMNIERD, from the coding sequence GTGATAAAATACAGTCGAGTAACGTGGACCACAATGATGGGAATGCTGGGAGTCCGTCTGCTGGCGATCAGTGCCTTCCTGGTTTTTCTGTCGTTTGTGCTGGCCCGCGACGGCATTGCATTTTACGCATTCATCGCCTTTTCCTACATCATCACGATTCCCTATTCATTATGGATGCGCAACCAGGACACAATGCGGCGGCTGGCTCCGCTTCAGTTCCTCGTGGACCTCGTATTTGTTTCCGGGCTTGTATATTTTGCCGGCGGACATGGACATGACTTTCTCATCCTTCTCTACCCGCTGATCATTCTTTCCGCCGGCATCATTCTGCCGCTTAAGCAGACGATCCAGATCACCATCCTCTCCATTATCTCCTATACGCTGGTCATTCTGCTGATGTCTCAGAACATTCTGATGGAATATCCAACCTCAGGGAATGCTGACGGACTGATTGCCACATCCAGCGCCATGTTCCTGCGCGTATGCATCTTTGTCTTCTTCGGCATCGCCAGCGCGTATGTTTCCCGGCGATGCGATTACATCAGTAAAAAAGAAAAACAGTTCAGAGAAATCACCCAGATTATTTTTACAAATGTAAAAACCGGCCTGTTGCTTCTGGACGCAGAAAACACGATCGTCATGGCAAATGATCGAGCGTGTATCCTGCTGGGAAGAGACGAAAAAGAATTGATTGGAAAAAACCTCTCCGTTATCCATCTGAAGCCATCAGATATTAAAGACGAAGAGACAGAACAGCGAGGAGCCTCCAACTATTTTCGCAGAGCTGACGGGTCGGTTTTCCCTGTAAGTATTGAAGATGCCCGCCTTACGCTCCCTGCTGAAGCAGTCCCCCATGCCCAGGCCCGCCCCAACACCCTGGTCGACACACGCATTCTTAACTTCAATGATATTTCCAATTTCCTGCGACTGCAAAGCCAGACCCGGCAGCTGGAACGAATTAAAGCCGCGGCAAACATGGCCAAAGAAATGGCCCACCAAATCCGAACGCCTCTAACCGGTATTTCAGGAGCTATTCAGCTTTTACAGATCAACTTGAAAACAGACACATCCGAAGGCTCTCAGGAACGCAGCGAACTGTGTCGTCAGATTGTTCTGGAGTCAGAACAGATGGATAAAGTCATTCAGAATTTTCTCGATTATGCGGAATTTTCCCCAAATGACATCCGAGATTTGATTCAGATGAATATTGAGCGGGACTGA
- a CDS encoding sigma-54-dependent transcriptional regulator yields the protein MPRILIVDDEPTILNLLNKILTGQGYDTTPASNGEKALQLLESEAYDLMISDINMTPINGMELLRKASKSYPDMGVIMLTAYGTVGTAVEAMKEGAFDYITKPFKLDELVLTVQRALEYNNALTENKDLKARLEHREQLEGIVAESPGMRKVCDMIERVAPTSATVLVYGESGTGKELVARALHHYSPRKDETFMAINCAALPAQLMESEMFGHVKGAFTGATSTKAGLFETAHGGTLFLDEISSMPLEIQSKLLRVLQDKQVRKVGGSDHSEVDVRIIAASNEKLENLIEQGKFREDLYYRLSVISIDIPPLRKRPEDILPLVDHILRKELGTDTELPMLDHETQNILDNYNWPGNVRELENTIQHALAFVQDGTINKNTLPAKIVDTVEEGIRSGVITDRREMFKGKSLKAFLHEKEKEFLQKTIESMNGDKEKAAEELGISLATLYRKLPQNTKKPV from the coding sequence ATGCCAAGAATCTTAATTGTAGATGACGAACCAACAATCCTTAACCTGCTCAATAAAATTTTAACCGGACAGGGATACGACACAACGCCAGCCAGCAATGGAGAAAAGGCCCTGCAGCTCCTGGAATCTGAAGCATACGATCTGATGATTTCAGATATTAACATGACACCCATCAACGGAATGGAGTTGCTGCGGAAAGCCAGTAAGTCCTATCCGGACATGGGAGTCATCATGCTGACAGCCTACGGCACGGTCGGCACCGCAGTCGAAGCGATGAAGGAAGGTGCATTTGATTACATCACTAAACCTTTCAAACTCGATGAACTGGTATTAACCGTACAGCGCGCGCTTGAATACAACAATGCGCTCACAGAGAACAAAGACCTGAAGGCCCGCCTGGAGCACCGCGAACAACTCGAAGGCATCGTGGCCGAAAGCCCTGGAATGCGCAAAGTATGTGATATGATTGAGCGCGTCGCCCCCACCTCAGCTACCGTGCTGGTATATGGGGAAAGCGGAACCGGAAAAGAGCTCGTTGCTCGTGCGCTGCACCACTACAGCCCCCGTAAAGATGAAACCTTTATGGCTATTAACTGCGCAGCCCTCCCCGCTCAGCTGATGGAATCCGAAATGTTCGGACATGTGAAAGGTGCTTTTACCGGCGCAACATCCACGAAAGCAGGTCTCTTTGAAACCGCGCACGGCGGAACACTGTTTCTTGATGAGATTTCATCCATGCCATTGGAAATCCAGTCAAAACTCCTGAGAGTTCTGCAGGACAAACAGGTTCGGAAAGTCGGCGGATCCGACCACTCAGAAGTGGATGTAAGAATCATCGCCGCATCTAATGAAAAACTGGAAAACCTGATTGAACAGGGAAAATTCCGTGAAGACCTTTACTATCGCCTAAGTGTCATCAGCATTGATATCCCCCCCCTTCGAAAACGACCGGAAGACATCCTTCCTCTTGTGGACCATATTCTTCGAAAAGAACTCGGAACCGATACAGAACTGCCGATGCTGGACCACGAAACACAAAACATTCTCGACAACTACAACTGGCCCGGTAATGTCCGGGAACTGGAAAATACCATCCAGCATGCATTGGCATTTGTTCAGGATGGCACTATTAACAAAAACACTCTGCCTGCAAAGATTGTTGATACTGTTGAGGAAGGAATACGATCCGGAGTCATCACCGATCGCCGGGAAATGTTCAAAGGGAAGTCGCTCAAAGCGTTTCTTCATGAAAAAGAAAAGGAATTCCTTCAGAAAACCATCGAAAGCATGAACGGCGATAAAGAAAAAGCCGCCGAAGAACTTGGCATCAGCCTGGCAACGCTCTACCGCAAACTTCCCCAAAATACGAAAAAACCGGTTTAG